A window from Chiroxiphia lanceolata isolate bChiLan1 chromosome 3, bChiLan1.pri, whole genome shotgun sequence encodes these proteins:
- the LOC116784078 gene encoding taste receptor type 2 member 9-like — MEACHSPEHSNVTSYAATVVVIVTLEAFAGMWINAFIVSVICLSWIKKNTLNSNEKILLFLGSSRFWYLCISWVFSIFLIIYPNYLHVHPIFQLLESAHSFFNFSNLCVSASLCVFYCIKIANFKNSFFIYLKVKIDRIVPCLLLGSVLFSLVIGTTVSNIMDKALHNNCNFTSQGRISKASIRIDQHLLPHYFIIGFGYATSFTAVILSALLLLFSLWRHKHNMQTNSMKDLSMDAHIKAMKSILSFFIMYSINFICLILTLIYSMKNESDLIFLTYLIQYTFPGFHSLVLIFSNPSLEKRLLGILPCGKYKVFLKREL; from the coding sequence ATGGAAGCTTGTCACTCTCCAGAGCATTCCAATGTCACCTCATACGCTGCCACAGTTGTGGTCATAGTCACCCTTGAGGCATTTGCTGGCATGTGGATAAATGCTTTCATTGTTTCTGTGATTTGCCTGTCCTGGATCAAAAAGAACACCTTGAACTCTAATGAGAAGATCTTGCTGTTTCTGGGATCCTCCCGGTTTTGGTATTTGTGCATCTCATGggtattttccatttttttaataatttatccCAATTATCTTCATGTTCACCCCATATTTCAGCTACTTGAGAGTGCTCATAGCTTTTTTAACTTCTCCAACTTGTGcgtttctgcttctctttgtgTCTTTTATTGCATAAAAATTGCCAATTTCAAGAACAGCTTCTTCATCTACCTGAAAGTAAAAATTGACAGGATTGTGCCCTGCCTCTTGTTGGGGTCTGTGCTTTTCTCCCTGGTTATTGGAACCACTGTCTCCAACATCATGGATAAAGCGCTCCATAACAACTGCAATTTCACCAGTCAAGGAAGGATTTCGAAAGCAAGTATCAGAATAGATCAACATCTTTTGCCTCATTATTTTATCATTGGCTTTGGATATGCCACTTCCTTCACAGCAGTCATCTTGTctgcccttctccttctcttttccctctggagaCACAAACACAACATGCAGACAAACTCCATGAAGGACCTCAGCATGGATGCCCACATCAAAGCCATGAAATCCATTCTCTCCTTCTTCATAATGTACAGCATCAACTTTATATGTTTGATCTTGACTCTCATTTATTCAATGAAGAATGAAAGTGACTTGATATTTTTAACTTACTTAATTCAATACACTTTTCCAGGTTTTCATTCCCTTGTCCTGATTTTCAGTAATCccagtctggaaaagagactGCTAGGGATTCTGCCCTGTGGGAAGTACAAAGTTTTCCTCAAGAGAGAACTGTAA